In Streptomyces sp. NBC_00306, a single genomic region encodes these proteins:
- a CDS encoding sensor histidine kinase: MSPEPTPPAGRRRFGWPQRVFSQVLLMQLAIATGVTVLATGLFLAPLSEQLDDQAMRRALAIAETTASTEVAEDLTATEPTATGPVQTEAERIRRATGAEYVVIMDRTGVRWSHTSPAEIGRVVSTDPSEALAGRDVMEIDSGTLGRSARGKVPLRDDSGAIVGAVSVGIEYDSVRARLLAAIPGLLAYAGGALAVGALAAYLISRRLQRQTHDLAFSDISALLAEREAMLHGIREGVVALDATGRIRLMNDEAERLLGLGSDVRGRPLTEVLGEGRTADVLTGRVAGEDLVTVRGHRVLIANRMPTDDGGAVATLRDRTELEQLGRELDSTRGLIDALRAQDHEHANRMHTLLGLLELEMHEEAVEFVTEVVGVHRATAEQVTEKIHDPLLASLLVGKATVAAERGVSLRIAPDTLLPDRLVDPRGIVTVVGNLVDNAMDAAAGSTDARVEVRLRAEGRTAVLRISDSGPGVPPEQREQIFTEGWSTKELPAHGKRGIGLALVRRLAERQGGSALVGEAAGGGAEFTVVLPEALTELADPEPAVAGEAP; this comes from the coding sequence ATGAGTCCCGAACCGACCCCGCCGGCCGGACGTCGGCGGTTCGGCTGGCCGCAGCGGGTCTTCTCCCAGGTCCTGCTGATGCAGCTGGCCATCGCGACCGGTGTGACCGTCCTGGCCACCGGTCTCTTTCTGGCGCCTCTCAGCGAGCAGCTCGACGACCAGGCCATGCGCAGGGCGCTGGCGATCGCCGAGACCACGGCGTCCACCGAGGTCGCCGAGGACCTCACCGCCACCGAGCCCACGGCCACCGGACCGGTCCAGACCGAGGCCGAGCGGATCCGCAGGGCCACCGGCGCCGAGTACGTCGTGATCATGGACCGGACCGGGGTGCGCTGGTCGCACACCTCCCCCGCCGAGATCGGGCGGGTCGTCTCGACCGACCCGAGCGAAGCGCTCGCGGGCCGGGACGTCATGGAGATCGACAGCGGCACGCTCGGCCGCTCCGCCCGGGGCAAGGTGCCCCTGCGCGACGACAGCGGCGCGATCGTCGGAGCGGTGTCCGTCGGTATCGAGTACGACAGCGTCCGCGCCCGTCTCCTCGCGGCGATCCCCGGCCTGCTCGCCTACGCCGGGGGCGCCCTGGCCGTCGGGGCGCTGGCCGCCTATCTGATCTCCCGCAGACTCCAGCGCCAGACCCATGACCTGGCCTTCTCCGACATCTCCGCGCTGCTGGCCGAGCGCGAGGCGATGCTGCACGGCATCCGCGAGGGCGTCGTGGCCCTCGATGCGACAGGCAGGATCCGGCTGATGAACGACGAGGCGGAGCGGCTGCTCGGCCTCGGCTCCGACGTCAGAGGCCGGCCGCTCACCGAGGTGCTGGGCGAGGGCCGTACGGCCGACGTCCTGACCGGCCGCGTCGCCGGCGAGGACCTCGTCACCGTGCGCGGCCACCGAGTGCTGATCGCCAACCGGATGCCCACGGACGACGGCGGCGCCGTCGCCACCCTGCGCGACCGCACCGAGCTGGAGCAGCTGGGCCGGGAACTGGACTCCACCCGCGGACTCATCGACGCCCTGCGGGCCCAGGACCACGAGCACGCCAACCGGATGCACACCCTGCTCGGGCTGCTCGAGCTGGAGATGCACGAGGAAGCGGTGGAGTTCGTCACCGAGGTCGTCGGGGTGCACCGGGCCACCGCCGAGCAGGTCACCGAGAAGATCCATGACCCGCTGCTGGCCTCGCTGCTGGTGGGCAAGGCGACCGTCGCGGCCGAGCGCGGGGTCTCCCTGCGCATCGCACCGGACACCCTGCTGCCCGACCGCCTGGTGGATCCGCGCGGCATCGTCACGGTGGTCGGCAACCTCGTCGACAACGCCATGGACGCCGCAGCCGGCTCAACGGACGCACGCGTCGAGGTCCGCCTGCGGGCAGAGGGGCGTACCGCGGTGCTGCGGATCTCGGACAGCGGCCCCGGAGTGCCGCCCGAACAGCGTGAGCAGATCTTCACCGAGGGCTGGTCCACCAAGGAACTCCCGGCCCACGGCAAGCGCGGCATCG
- a CDS encoding discoidin domain-containing protein: protein MRPQRRSWRVLSAVITTSLLLIGWPTLTASAADGPNIAAGRPATASTAHAEYPAGNITDGSQGTYWQSAGPGLPQWVQTDLGATSRVDEVVLKLPAGWESRSQTLSVQGSADGTSFTTIKSSAAYSFQQGSANIVTVGFPATQTRFVRIHITANTGWAAAQLSELEVHAAGESSVDLARGKTLTASSHTEVYTAANANDGNKASYWESANGSLPQWIRADLGASVRIDRVVLRLPDGWPDRTQTLQIQGSANGTDYTDLTASKAYAFNAAGGQSATITFDAATTRYVRVLVTANSGRAAAQLSELEIYGPATGDTQAPTAPTELAYTEPATGQIRLAWKPSTDNTAVTGYDIYAGGDLRTSVAGNVTTFTDTQPASATVSYFVRAKDAAGNQSANSNTVTRRGDTGDTQAPTAPAGLAFTEPGAGQIRLTWGASTDNTAVTGYDIYANNSLRQSVAGNVTTFTDTQSASATVSYFVRAKDAAGNLSGNSNTVTRNGSGVNGSNLAVGRPITASSVIHTFVAENANDNSLATYWEGAAGSYPNTLTVKLGANADVSSLVLKLNPDSSWGSRTQNIQVLGREQSASGFTGLVAARDYTFNPASQNTVTVPVDARVADVQLRFTSNTGSSAGQIAEFQVIGVAAPNPDLEVTGLTAAPAAPVESDPITLSATVRNSGPAASAASTLAFRLGGTKVGSAAVGALAAGAQTVVSATIGARDAGTYQLSAVADEANAVIEQNESNNTYTSPTSLVVKPVDSSDLIASAVNWTPSGASAGDTVTFSVALKNQGTIASTGGSHGITLTLTDSKGATVKTLTGAHSGVIAAGATAAPVGLGTWAAANGSYTVKVVVADDANELPVKRANNTSSQSLFIGRGANMPYDMYEAEDGSAGGGAAVVGPNRTVGDIAGEASGRKAVTLDNTGNYVEFTTRASTNTLVTRFSIPDAPGGGGIDSTLNVYVNGTFRKAIDLTSKYSWLYGAEASPGNSPGSGAPRHIYDEAHVMLGETVPAGSTIRLQKDAANTSRYAIDFVSLEQVAPVANPDPARYTVPAGFTHQDVQNALDKVRMDTTGTLVGVYLPAGDYQTASKFQVYGKAVKVAGAGPWYTRFNAPSTQDNTDVGFRAEAAAKGSSFTGFAYFGNYTSRIDGPGKVFDFSNVTDIVIDNIWNEHMVCLYWGANTDRITIKNSRIRNMFADGINMTNGSTDNLVTNNEARATGDDSFALFSAIDAGGADMKNNVYENLTSILTWRAAGIAVYGGYNNTFRNIHIADTLVYSGITISSLDFGYPMNGFGTEPTTVENVSIVRAGGHFWGAQTFPGIWLFSASKVFQGIRVNNVDIVDPTYSGIMFQTNYVGGQPQFPIKDTVLSDISITGARKSGDAFDAKSGFGLWANEMPEAGQGPAVGEVTFNGLRFAGNAQDIKNTTSTFKIKINP from the coding sequence ATGAGACCGCAACGCCGGAGTTGGCGGGTGCTCTCCGCCGTGATCACGACCAGCCTTCTGCTGATCGGATGGCCGACGCTCACCGCCTCGGCGGCCGACGGCCCCAATATCGCCGCGGGCAGACCCGCGACCGCCAGCACCGCCCATGCCGAGTACCCCGCCGGGAACATCACCGACGGCAGCCAGGGGACGTACTGGCAGAGCGCCGGCCCGGGCCTTCCCCAGTGGGTGCAGACCGATCTCGGGGCCACCAGCCGGGTCGACGAGGTGGTGCTGAAGCTGCCCGCGGGCTGGGAGAGCCGCAGCCAGACGCTGTCCGTGCAGGGCAGCGCCGACGGCACCAGCTTCACCACGATCAAGAGCTCTGCCGCCTACAGCTTCCAGCAGGGCTCGGCCAACATCGTGACGGTCGGCTTCCCGGCCACGCAGACCAGATTCGTCCGCATCCACATCACGGCCAACACCGGCTGGGCCGCCGCCCAGCTCAGTGAGCTGGAGGTGCACGCGGCCGGCGAGTCGTCCGTCGATCTGGCCCGCGGCAAGACGCTCACCGCGAGCAGCCACACCGAGGTCTACACCGCGGCCAACGCGAACGACGGCAACAAGGCCAGCTACTGGGAGAGCGCCAACGGCAGCCTCCCGCAGTGGATCCGCGCCGACCTCGGCGCATCCGTCCGCATCGACCGCGTGGTGCTACGGCTGCCGGACGGCTGGCCGGATCGAACGCAGACCCTCCAGATCCAGGGCAGCGCCAACGGCACCGACTACACGGACCTGACCGCGTCCAAGGCGTACGCCTTCAACGCGGCCGGCGGGCAGTCGGCGACGATCACCTTCGACGCCGCCACCACGCGGTACGTCCGGGTCCTCGTCACCGCCAACTCCGGCAGGGCGGCAGCCCAGCTGTCCGAGCTGGAGATCTACGGACCGGCCACCGGGGACACGCAGGCTCCGACCGCACCCACCGAACTCGCTTACACGGAACCGGCCACAGGACAGATCAGGCTGGCCTGGAAGCCGTCCACCGACAACACCGCGGTGACCGGCTACGACATCTACGCAGGCGGCGACCTGCGGACCAGCGTGGCGGGCAATGTCACGACGTTCACGGACACCCAGCCGGCGAGTGCGACCGTGTCGTACTTCGTGCGGGCCAAGGACGCTGCCGGCAACCAGTCCGCCAACAGCAACACCGTCACCCGCAGGGGCGACACAGGCGACACCCAGGCCCCGACGGCCCCGGCCGGCCTCGCCTTCACCGAACCCGGCGCCGGACAGATCAGGCTGACCTGGGGCGCGTCCACCGACAACACGGCGGTGACCGGATACGACATCTACGCGAACAACTCGCTGCGCCAGAGCGTGGCGGGCAATGTCACGACGTTCACGGACACCCAGTCGGCGAGTGCGACCGTGTCGTACTTCGTGCGGGCCAAGGACGCTGCCGGGAACCTGTCCGGCAACAGCAACACCGTCACCCGCAACGGCAGTGGGGTCAACGGGTCCAACCTCGCGGTCGGCAGGCCGATCACCGCGTCGTCCGTGATCCACACGTTCGTCGCCGAGAACGCCAACGACAACAGCCTTGCCACCTACTGGGAGGGCGCGGCGGGCAGCTACCCGAACACCCTCACCGTCAAGCTGGGTGCCAACGCGGACGTCAGCAGTCTCGTCCTGAAGCTCAACCCCGACAGCTCCTGGGGCAGCCGCACTCAGAACATCCAGGTCCTCGGCCGTGAACAGAGCGCATCCGGCTTCACCGGCCTGGTGGCCGCCAGGGACTACACCTTCAACCCCGCGAGCCAGAACACCGTGACGGTCCCGGTCGACGCCCGCGTCGCGGACGTCCAGCTGAGGTTCACCTCCAACACCGGCTCGTCCGCGGGGCAGATCGCCGAGTTCCAGGTCATCGGAGTCGCCGCGCCCAACCCGGACCTGGAGGTCACCGGTCTCACGGCCGCGCCCGCCGCGCCCGTCGAGTCGGATCCGATCACGCTGTCCGCCACCGTCCGCAACAGCGGTCCCGCGGCCTCCGCCGCGAGCACCCTCGCCTTCCGCCTCGGCGGGACGAAGGTGGGCTCGGCCGCGGTCGGGGCCCTCGCGGCCGGGGCGCAGACCGTCGTCAGTGCCACCATCGGCGCCCGCGACGCGGGTACCTACCAGCTGAGCGCGGTGGCCGACGAGGCGAACGCCGTCATCGAGCAGAACGAGTCCAACAACACCTACACCAGCCCCACCTCGCTGGTGGTGAAGCCCGTCGACAGCTCCGACCTGATCGCCTCGGCCGTGAACTGGACGCCGAGCGGCGCCTCCGCGGGTGACACCGTCACCTTCTCCGTGGCCCTGAAGAACCAGGGCACGATCGCCTCGACAGGCGGAAGTCACGGCATCACACTGACCCTGACCGACTCCAAGGGCGCCACGGTGAAGACCCTCACCGGCGCGCACAGCGGGGTCATCGCCGCGGGTGCGACCGCTGCGCCGGTCGGCCTCGGCACCTGGGCCGCCGCCAACGGCTCGTACACCGTGAAGGTGGTCGTCGCCGACGACGCCAACGAACTGCCCGTGAAGCGCGCCAACAACACGAGCAGCCAGTCGCTGTTCATCGGCCGCGGGGCGAACATGCCCTACGACATGTACGAGGCCGAGGACGGCTCCGCGGGCGGCGGAGCGGCCGTCGTCGGGCCGAACCGCACGGTGGGCGACATCGCGGGAGAAGCCTCGGGCCGCAAGGCGGTCACCCTCGACAACACCGGCAACTACGTCGAGTTCACGACCAGGGCCAGTACGAACACCCTGGTGACCCGGTTCTCCATCCCGGACGCGCCCGGCGGCGGAGGCATCGACTCCACGCTGAACGTGTACGTCAACGGCACCTTCCGCAAGGCCATCGACCTCACGTCGAAGTACTCCTGGCTGTACGGCGCGGAGGCGAGCCCCGGGAACTCGCCGGGCTCCGGCGCCCCTCGGCACATCTACGACGAGGCGCACGTGATGCTGGGCGAGACCGTCCCGGCGGGCAGCACGATCAGGCTGCAGAAGGACGCGGCGAACACCTCGCGCTACGCGATCGACTTCGTCAGCCTGGAGCAGGTCGCGCCGGTCGCCAACCCGGACCCGGCGAGGTACACCGTCCCGGCCGGATTCACGCACCAGGACGTGCAGAACGCCCTGGACAAGGTGCGCATGGACACCACCGGCACGCTGGTCGGCGTGTATCTGCCGGCGGGTGACTACCAGACGGCGAGCAAGTTCCAGGTCTACGGCAAGGCCGTCAAGGTGGCCGGCGCGGGGCCCTGGTACACCCGGTTCAACGCCCCCTCGACGCAGGACAACACCGATGTGGGCTTCCGGGCGGAGGCAGCGGCGAAGGGCTCGTCGTTCACGGGCTTCGCCTACTTCGGGAACTACACCTCGCGCATCGACGGCCCGGGCAAGGTGTTCGACTTCTCCAACGTCACCGACATCGTGATCGACAACATCTGGAACGAGCACATGGTGTGCCTCTACTGGGGCGCGAACACCGACAGGATCACGATCAAGAACTCGCGGATCCGCAACATGTTCGCCGACGGCATCAACATGACCAACGGGTCCACGGACAACCTCGTCACCAACAACGAGGCCCGGGCCACCGGCGACGACAGTTTCGCCCTGTTCTCGGCGATCGACGCCGGCGGGGCGGACATGAAGAACAACGTCTACGAGAACCTGACGTCGATCCTCACCTGGCGTGCGGCGGGTATTGCCGTCTACGGCGGCTACAACAACACCTTCCGCAACATCCACATCGCGGACACCCTCGTCTACTCGGGCATCACGATCAGCTCGCTGGACTTCGGGTATCCGATGAACGGCTTCGGGACCGAGCCGACGACCGTCGAGAACGTCTCGATCGTCCGGGCCGGCGGCCACTTCTGGGGCGCGCAGACCTTCCCCGGGATCTGGCTCTTCTCGGCCTCGAAGGTGTTCCAGGGGATCCGCGTCAACAACGTCGACATCGTCGATCCGACGTACAGCGGGATCATGTTCCAGACCAACTACGTGGGAGGACAGCCGCAGTTCCCGATCAAGGACACCGTGCTCAGTGACATCTCGATCACCGGTGCACGCAAAAGCGGCGACGCCTTCGACGCCAAGTCCGGCTTCGGTCTCTGGGCGAACGAGATGCCCGAGGCGGGGCAGGGCCCCGCGGTGGGTGAGGTCACCTTCAACGGCCTGCGGTTCGCCGGCAACGCCCAGGACATCAAGAACACCACCTCCACCTTCAAGATCAAGATCAACCCCTAG
- a CDS encoding LacI family DNA-binding transcriptional regulator encodes MTRRLAQVAKKVGVSEATVSRVLNGKPGVSEATRQSVLTALDVLGYERPTQLRGERARLVGLVLPELQNPIFPAFAEVIGGALAQQGLTPVLCTQTKGGVSEADYVELLLQQQVSGVVFAGGLFAQEDAPHDHYRLLAERRIPVVLINAAIENLDFPCIACDDAVAVEQAWRHLASLGHDRIGLVLGPLDHVPSRRKLAAAHAAAKASGGELTDERVERSMFSLEGGQAAASRLLDRGVTGIICASDPLALGAVRAARRRGLAVPGDISVVGYDDSAFMNCTEPPLTTVRQPIEAMGRAAVELLCAQIQGGEVPPGELLFEPELVVRGSTAKAPRS; translated from the coding sequence ATGACGCGACGACTTGCTCAGGTGGCGAAGAAGGTAGGGGTCAGCGAGGCCACGGTCAGCCGGGTGCTCAACGGCAAGCCGGGGGTCTCCGAGGCCACCCGCCAGTCCGTCCTGACCGCGCTGGACGTCCTCGGCTACGAGCGCCCCACCCAGCTGCGCGGCGAGCGCGCGCGCCTCGTGGGCCTCGTGCTGCCGGAGCTCCAGAACCCGATCTTCCCGGCGTTCGCCGAAGTGATCGGCGGAGCGCTGGCCCAGCAGGGCCTCACACCGGTCCTGTGCACCCAGACGAAGGGCGGGGTCTCCGAGGCGGACTACGTCGAACTGCTGCTCCAGCAGCAGGTGTCCGGCGTGGTGTTCGCCGGCGGGCTCTTCGCCCAGGAGGACGCCCCGCACGACCACTACCGGCTGCTGGCCGAACGCCGGATTCCGGTGGTGCTCATCAATGCCGCCATCGAGAATCTCGACTTCCCCTGCATCGCGTGCGACGACGCCGTGGCGGTCGAGCAGGCCTGGCGCCACCTCGCCTCGCTCGGCCACGACCGCATCGGTCTCGTCCTCGGCCCGCTCGACCACGTGCCGTCCCGGCGCAAGCTCGCGGCTGCCCACGCGGCCGCGAAGGCATCCGGCGGGGAGCTGACCGACGAGCGCGTCGAGCGCTCCATGTTCTCCCTGGAAGGCGGGCAGGCGGCGGCCTCCAGGCTGCTGGACCGCGGTGTCACCGGCATCATCTGCGCGAGCGATCCGCTCGCCCTCGGTGCCGTACGCGCGGCGCGCCGGCGGGGGCTCGCCGTTCCGGGAGACATCTCCGTCGTGGGCTACGACGACTCCGCCTTCATGAACTGCACCGAGCCGCCGCTGACGACCGTCCGTCAGCCCATCGAGGCCATGGGCCGTGCCGCGGTCGAACTGCTCTGTGCGCAGATCCAGGGCGGCGAGGTCCCGCCCGGTGAGCTGCTCTTCGAGCCGGAACTGGTGGTGCGCGGCTCCACCGCAAAGGCTCCGCGCTCCTGA
- a CDS encoding extracellular solute-binding protein has translation MRSAGFRRTRRSAATALVSALALTALAACGTSSSGDNDEGSGGGSSDPSAPLDPKTKLTLTIDCMPPAAKAAELKEWKEDVKAFNKTYPNIRIEGRSTPGQCLEPPRFTAMLKAKSQPDVFYTYFTDLTQVLDNAGGEDITAYVTPKTVPAIADIDPNVLNSLKKDGKLYGLPTSNYTMGLLINRKLFQQAGLDPDAPPTTWEGVRAAAKKIAGLGNGIAGFGEYSAGNTGGWHFTAQMYGLGGNIVDESGKKAAFNDATGKQVVENLKAMRWQDDSMGKTQLLKWGDLQKQIASDKLGMFLAAPDDIAYMVQQLGAKYENFGMGPIPGQKATLFGGNNYMVKKGISPDKIKAAVAWLNFKNLTVGKGQFDWARTKADGLPVGVPQPNFWLGGSKTKDDAARAANATMPVENFKPFMDNPVQGKAEPPKAQEIYKVLDNVMSGVLTNKNADAGKLLATAESQVNQILANQ, from the coding sequence ATGAGAAGTGCTGGGTTCCGCCGTACGCGCCGTTCCGCCGCGACCGCGCTCGTCTCCGCGCTCGCCCTGACCGCCCTGGCCGCCTGCGGCACGAGCAGCAGCGGTGACAACGACGAGGGATCCGGCGGCGGTTCGTCCGACCCGTCAGCTCCGCTGGACCCGAAGACCAAGCTGACGCTGACGATCGACTGCATGCCGCCGGCTGCGAAGGCCGCGGAACTCAAGGAGTGGAAAGAGGACGTCAAGGCGTTCAACAAGACGTACCCGAACATCAGGATCGAGGGCCGGTCCACCCCCGGCCAGTGCCTGGAGCCGCCGCGGTTCACCGCGATGCTCAAGGCCAAGTCCCAGCCGGACGTCTTCTACACGTACTTCACGGACCTGACGCAGGTGCTGGACAACGCCGGCGGCGAGGACATCACCGCGTACGTCACCCCGAAGACCGTCCCGGCGATCGCGGACATCGACCCGAACGTCCTGAACTCCCTGAAGAAGGACGGCAAGCTCTACGGCCTGCCCACCAGCAACTACACCATGGGCCTGCTGATCAACCGCAAGCTCTTCCAGCAGGCCGGACTCGATCCCGACGCCCCGCCGACGACCTGGGAGGGCGTCCGCGCGGCCGCGAAGAAGATCGCCGGACTCGGCAACGGCATCGCCGGGTTCGGGGAGTACAGCGCCGGCAACACCGGCGGCTGGCACTTCACCGCCCAGATGTACGGCCTCGGCGGGAACATCGTGGACGAGAGCGGCAAGAAGGCCGCCTTCAACGACGCGACCGGCAAGCAGGTCGTCGAGAACCTCAAGGCGATGCGCTGGCAGGACGACAGCATGGGCAAGACCCAGCTGCTCAAGTGGGGCGACCTGCAGAAGCAGATAGCCAGCGACAAGCTCGGCATGTTCCTCGCCGCGCCCGACGACATCGCGTACATGGTCCAGCAACTCGGCGCCAAGTACGAGAACTTCGGCATGGGCCCGATCCCCGGCCAGAAGGCCACCCTCTTCGGCGGCAACAACTACATGGTCAAGAAGGGCATCTCGCCCGACAAGATCAAGGCCGCCGTCGCCTGGCTCAACTTCAAGAACCTCACGGTCGGCAAGGGCCAGTTCGACTGGGCCCGCACCAAGGCCGACGGTCTGCCCGTCGGTGTGCCGCAGCCCAACTTCTGGCTGGGCGGCAGCAAGACGAAGGACGACGCGGCGCGCGCGGCCAACGCCACCATGCCGGTCGAGAACTTCAAGCCCTTCATGGACAACCCGGTGCAGGGCAAGGCGGAGCCGCCCAAGGCGCAGGAGATCTACAAGGTCCTCGACAACGTGATGTCGGGCGTCCTGACCAACAAGAACGCGGACGCGGGCAAGCTGCTGGCCACCGCCGAGTCGCAGGTCAACCAGATCCTGGCGAACCAGTAG
- a CDS encoding carbohydrate ABC transporter permease, translating into MSAPTLIPRKAAPRPGRGGGPRTNASREAFVRALRRNLSAHGFLIGAVVCFSFFSWYPMVREFILAFQKTENGQTTWAGWSNLTTVFNDPAFWQAWRNTLLFTGLALVFGFIVPFVVALVLNEFRHGQGFLRLLVYLPVMLPPVASVLLFKYLYDPGYGLLNRLLELAHLPQQQWLQDPDTAMLSVVIAATWMNMGGATLIYLAALQGIPGELYEAAELDGAGVLRKIWYVTIPQTRLILSLMLLMQIIATMQVFTEPFLLAGGAGPEGSTTTVVYLIYQYAFNFNNYGSAAALGLVLLVLLAGFSAAYVRLSRAEEE; encoded by the coding sequence ATGTCGGCCCCCACTCTCATCCCACGCAAGGCCGCACCGCGTCCCGGGCGCGGCGGCGGGCCCCGTACGAACGCGTCGAGGGAGGCGTTCGTACGGGCCCTGCGCCGCAATCTGTCGGCGCACGGCTTTCTGATCGGCGCCGTCGTCTGCTTCTCGTTCTTCTCCTGGTATCCCATGGTCAGGGAGTTCATCCTGGCCTTCCAGAAGACCGAGAACGGACAGACCACCTGGGCCGGCTGGTCCAACCTGACCACCGTCTTCAACGACCCGGCGTTCTGGCAGGCCTGGCGCAACACCCTCCTGTTCACGGGGCTCGCGCTGGTCTTCGGATTCATCGTCCCGTTCGTCGTCGCCCTGGTCCTCAACGAGTTCCGCCACGGACAGGGGTTCCTGCGCCTGCTCGTCTACCTGCCCGTGATGCTGCCGCCGGTCGCCTCGGTCCTGCTGTTCAAGTACCTCTACGACCCGGGCTACGGACTGCTGAACCGGCTCCTGGAGCTCGCGCACCTTCCCCAGCAGCAATGGCTCCAGGATCCCGACACCGCGATGCTCTCCGTGGTCATCGCCGCCACCTGGATGAACATGGGCGGCGCCACCCTCATCTACCTGGCCGCCCTCCAGGGCATACCGGGGGAGCTCTACGAGGCGGCCGAGCTGGACGGCGCCGGCGTGCTGCGCAAGATCTGGTACGTCACCATCCCGCAGACCCGGCTCATCCTCTCGCTGATGCTGCTGATGCAGATCATCGCGACGATGCAGGTCTTCACCGAGCCGTTCCTGCTCGCCGGCGGCGCCGGCCCCGAGGGCTCGACCACCACGGTCGTCTATCTGATCTACCAGTACGCCTTCAACTTCAACAACTACGGCAGCGCGGCCGCGCTCGGCCTGGTCCTGCTCGTACTGCTCGCGGGATTCTCCGCGGCGTACGTCCGGCTCAGCCGCGCCGAGGAAGAGTAG
- a CDS encoding carbohydrate ABC transporter permease: MTTRTLISPAQLARPRGRLLYWTAFVLVMVLFTLVFLGPLYWMVSGGLKTTQEVVQSPPTLVPGSVNPENYSRAWEVMDLSRLLFNTLYYAFGALAFQLVFDVAAAYSLSRLRPVFGKAILAMMLVTLMIPATVLVVPQYLTVLDVPIVERNLLNSPWAIWLPSVTNAFNIFLLKRFFDSIPHELLDAAAIDGASRFRTLWSVVLPISRPILGVVSIFAVVGVWKDFLWPMLTLPDPTKQTLNVGIYSLSNGVPENVLIAALTIASIPTLLIFLAFQRNIMSGLTAGGLKG, translated from the coding sequence ATGACCACACGTACGCTCATCTCACCGGCCCAACTCGCCAGGCCCCGCGGCAGACTGCTCTACTGGACCGCCTTCGTCCTGGTGATGGTCCTGTTCACGCTCGTCTTCCTCGGACCGCTCTACTGGATGGTCTCCGGCGGGCTCAAGACCACCCAGGAAGTCGTCCAGTCGCCGCCCACCCTGGTCCCGGGCTCGGTGAATCCGGAGAACTACTCCCGGGCCTGGGAGGTGATGGACCTCTCCCGGCTGCTGTTCAACACGCTCTACTACGCCTTCGGGGCGCTCGCGTTCCAGCTGGTCTTCGACGTCGCCGCGGCCTACTCGCTCTCCCGGCTGCGGCCCGTCTTCGGCAAGGCCATCCTCGCGATGATGCTGGTGACGCTCATGATCCCGGCCACCGTTCTCGTCGTACCCCAGTACCTGACGGTGCTGGACGTCCCGATCGTCGAGCGCAACCTGCTCAACTCGCCCTGGGCGATCTGGCTTCCGTCGGTCACCAACGCCTTCAACATCTTCCTGCTCAAGCGGTTCTTCGACTCGATCCCGCACGAGCTGCTCGACGCGGCCGCCATCGACGGCGCGTCCCGGTTCAGAACCCTGTGGTCGGTGGTGCTGCCGATCTCGCGGCCCATCCTGGGTGTCGTGTCGATCTTCGCGGTCGTCGGCGTCTGGAAGGACTTCCTCTGGCCGATGCTCACCCTGCCCGACCCGACCAAACAGACGCTCAACGTCGGTATCTACTCGCTCTCCAACGGCGTGCCGGAGAACGTGCTGATCGCCGCGCTCACGATCGCCTCGATCCCCACACTCCTGATCTTCCTCGCCTTCCAGCGCAACATCATGAGCGGTCTCACCGCGGGCGGACTCAAGGGCTGA